The sequence below is a genomic window from Enterocloster clostridioformis.
AGGCTGCGCTTAGCATACATCCCATGAGATGGAAATGTCCGTCCGCATGGTCAAAGGAATGAAGTGCGTTGTTGCAGTCCACCTTAAAGCTTTCGCTGGAAATAAAGATGGTTCCGCTGGTTCCCAGGGAAATATTGCAGCAGCCCTCCCCAACGGTTCCGGTGCCCACAGCGGCAGCCGCATTGTCTCCTGCGCCGGCGATGATTTTTACATCCTGTGTGAATCCCAGCTCCTTTGCCAGTTCCTCCTTCAGATTTCCCACCACCTGATAGCTCTCATACAAATCCGGAAGCTGTTTTCTGGTGATGCCGCACATCTCCATCATTTCCTCAGACCAGCGCTTGTGGGCCACGTCCAGAAGCAGCATGCCGGAGGCATCGGAATAGTCCGTGCAGAAGCTGCCAGACAGCCTGTAAGCCAGATAATCCTTTGGAAGCATTATCCTGCATATGCGCGCGAAGTTTTCCGGTTCATTTTTCTTCATCCAGAGAATCTTAGGGGCCGTGAAGCCGGTGAAGGCAATGTTGGCCGTGTAAGCGGACAGCTTATCCTTGCCAATGGTCTGGTTCAGGTAATCTGTCTCCTTTTCGGACCGTCCGTCATTCCAGAGGATGGCCGGGCGGATGACCTCATCCGCCTCATCCAGCGTCACCAGACCGTGCATCTGTCCTCCGAAGCTGATGCCTGCCACCTGTGATTTGTCACACTCCGAGGTCAGCTCCTTCATGCCGTCCATGGAGGCTGTAAACCAGTCCTCCGGGTTCTGCTCCGACCATCCGGGATGGGGGAAATACAGGGGATACTCCCGTGAAACCACCTTGTGGATTCGTCCGCTTCCATCCATTAATAACAATTTTACCGCTGAGGTTCCCAGGTCCACTCCTATATAAAGCATATTTTTCCCTCCCCGCGTTTTTATGCAAATGGATTCTCTGTCCTGTATCTTACGCTCTTTGGCTGGTTGTAGCCGATTTCCTCCACATCCACGCCAATGTACTTGAATACCTCAAACAATGCCTTGCCGTAATTTCCAAAGGCCACGGCTCCGTGATGAGGGAAGTTTTTCTCAATGAGTACGTGGCGGTAGAACCGTCCCATCTCCGGGATGGCGAACACGCCGATGGAGCCGAAGGAACGTGTGGCAACCGGAAGTACCTCTCCCTGCGCAATATAAGCCCTCAGTTTGTTGTCCGCCGTACTCTGGAGACGGTAGAAGGTAATGCTGCCTGGTTTAATGTCGCCCTCCAATGTTCCCTGGGTCACTTCGACTGGAAGGGCCCTGGCCATAATCATCTGATACTTCATCTCGCAGAAGGACAGCTTGCCGGACGCGGTGTTGCCGCAGTGGAAGCCCATAAATGTATCCTTAAGAGTATAATCAAATTTCCCCTTGATATCAGCTTCATACATATCCTTCGGCACGGTGTTGTTGATGTCCAGAAGAGTAACCGTATCCTGGCTGATGACCGTACCGATGTACTCGCTGAGCGCTCCGTAGATATCAACCTCACAGGACACCGGGATACCCTGGGCTGTCAGTCGGCTGTTCACATAGCATGGCACAAAACCAAACTGTGTCTGGAATGCGGGCCAGCATTTTCCGGCAATGGCCACATATTTGCGGTAGCCCTTGTGCTCCTGCACCCAATCCTTTAAGGTCAGCTCATACTGGGCCAGCTTGGAGAGAATCTCCGGCTTCTTGTTGCCTGCTCCCAGTTCTTCCTCCATCTCCTTCACAATGCCTGGAATCCTCTCATCCCCCGCATGCTTGTTGAATGCCTCGAACAAATCCAGCTCGGAATTTTCCTCAATCTCCACGCCCAGGTTGTACAGCTGCTTGACAGGCGCGTTGCAGGCCAGGAAGTTGAGAGGTCTTGGTCCGAAGCTGATGATTTTTAACTGGCTTAACGCCGCCACCGCGCGGGCAATGGGTACAAACTCGTGAATCATGTCCGCGCAATCCTCAGCATCCCCTGCCGGATACTCCGGGATATATGCCTTGATGTTACGCAGCGCCAGGTTATAGCTGGCATTGAGCATACCGCAGTATGCGTCGCCGCGGCCCTGGCACAGGTTATCCCCTGACTCCTCGGCTGCTGCCACGAACATCTTAGGTCCGTCAAAATGCTTTGCCAGAAGTGTCTCTGATATCTCAGGGCCAAAGTTGCCCAGGTATACGCACAGGGCGTTGCAGCCTGCCTTCTTTATGTCCTCCAATGCCTGAACCATATGTATCTCGCTCTCCACGATGCACACAGGACATTCATAAATTTCCGCCGCGTCATATTTGGCCTTGTAGGCTTCCACCAATGCTTTTCTTCTGTTGACAGAGAGAGACTCCGGGAAACAGTCCCTGCTCACTGCCACGATTCCGATTTTTACCTCTGGTGTATTGTTCATTGTAATTTCCTCCTCATACATGATTAAATTTATTTGTCCGCATCTGAGTTTTCATGTTCTGAATCAGACGCTCAGATTCTCTCCTTTAAGGCCGATAAACGCCCCTTCCGGCAGTCCGCCCTCGGCATGGCCTATGAGCCACTTGTTTCTGGCAAACAAAAGCCTGTCCTCCGGGTCCTTCACATCCACTGGCTCCATGTCCAGATTGGTGCCCTTTGGAAGAACGATGACACATCTGAAGCCCTCATCCTTCACATGGCAGGGCGCATAGTGCAGGGTTGTGGCATATACCTCCACCGCGGTTCCCGCAGGAACCAGAAATGCCTCCATCCTGGATGTATCGTATGTATGGTCTTCCTCAATATCCTGCTGTTTTCCCAATATCAGTATCAGGTCGTCCACAGCAATGTCTACCTCTGAATCCCGGTGATATTCCACTGCATTCAGTTTCTTGTTGTGTCCGTTGCAGCATCCTATCTGAATCGGCATCTGGCCGTAGATCCCGCGTTCCAGCTCCTTTGCATCAGACAGGGCCTCCATCTCAGGCAGCGAGGGAATATAAATAACATCCTCCGGCAGGGGCGTATGCTCCATTGCCTTTAAAAGACCGCTGAAATCATAACCTGTGATGACCCTTCCATAGGCTTTAAACGCCGGATCCGCCACCTTCCTGACTGTCATCCCCATGTTCATACCTCCTTATATCGGCCCGTACGTTTTTCCATCCGCACCAGCCTGTTTTCTCTGGTAACCATTATAATATAAACAGGAAAAAAAAACGTGCTGTTATTTTACGAACTAACAGCACTTTTTTGCGATCTTCACTCATCTGACGATGACTTGCGGATCATCTGTTTTTGATTCATCTGCTTCCGGTACTGGCTGGGCAGGCAGCCATACCGCTTTTTGAATGCCTTGGCAAATGCCCTTGCATCAGCAAATCCATGATCCAGAGCAATGTCCCCCACATAACGGTCCGAATTCAGCAATTCCCGCATGGCATACTTTACCCTCAAATCCATCAGGTATGTGCGGTATCCCACCTGAGCATATTCCCTGAACATATGGGAGAGATAGGAGGGTGTAAAGCCAAACCTGGACGCAACCATTTCCAGACTCAGTTCCTTGTCATAGTTCTCCTTCATATATTGTGTCACCTGGGACAGCTTATCCAAATGGCGTTTTTGCTGTACCTGGACCTTATCGATCTGCTCAATCCTAAACTCTGTCACAATCAGATAGAGGAACTCCATGAACTGGCTCTTTACCTTCAGGCGGTAGCCGAATTCCCTTTGCTCATACGTCCGGTACATGGCAGTGACCAGGGACACCAGCCTGGCCTTTTGACTTTCTTCCCTGTCCGCAAAGGTGATGCAGGACTCATCACTCATATACCCCTCAAAGGATTTCATTGGAATCTGGAGCACAATGGTAATATTGGGGTCAGGGCATTCAATGGAATGGATTTCATTGGGATTCACAATGACAAAATCATTGTGCTTCAATGTATACTGCCTGGAATTGATGAAGAAATCCAGCGTTCCCTCCAACACAAGAAACAGTTCCACTGACTGGTGCCAATGCTTGCTGACCCGGTAATTTCCATCCCTTCCCTCGAATATGAACATCCGAAAGGGCAGATCGTCATTGGGAATTACTGTCTCGTATCTGAAATCCATCCTGCACCTCCATTTCCTGCCCGCCATTTGCGAATTGCGATGTCCGGCAATTAAATTTATTTCCTGTCACTCACACAGACCTGTTTAACTTAAAAATCACCATGGTGACTGCCCCTTCCTGTCCCCTGGTACCGCTGTTAAAATAAAGGGACAGCGAAGCGGGCTGAGGCACCCGTACAAACTTTGCATGGTTTGAAAAGATTACACGCATGGCGGCTTCCGCTCAGCAGTTACCGGTCCACACATATCTTAAATACTCCCTGGCAATCTGAACCAGCTCTGCTGCCTTTTTGGCCAGCTCCTCAGGACTTACGGGCACTGCACGGGCAAGAGACACATAAGCATCCTCTTCCATCCGCCGTTTTTTACAGGCTTCCTTCCGGCAGCTTTCATATGTTTCCAGGAATCTGCGCCCATCGTCATCCCCGGTCACCCGGAACGTGCAAATCCCATAGCCCACCCCAAAGGGTCCCTCATAGGTCAGACGCCTGGGCATGACTGCCTTTCCATCCATGGCTCCCGCCATCATGGTAAAGCCGCGGTGGCCGCATTCCCCCGCCTTTTCGCAGAAACTTTCTGAAAATGCCAGCAGCTCCCCAAACTCCGCCTTTCCCATAACGTCCATTATCCGCTCATCATACTCCGGCCCCTGGACGCTGTAGCCATAAGGCCCGTCCCCTCTCAGTTTATGGGACAAATCCCCGCTGGCCACAATGAATACCCTGCGTCCCAGATTTTCTGCTGCTATGGCAATGTACCGGCCTGCCCGGTAATGGTGGGCAAAGGACAGTCCGGATCCGCCGATTCGCACCAGCTTGTAATCCCTGTAATGCTGATGGATAAAATGCAGCGGGACCAGCGTTCCATGGTCCAGCTCTTTTTTCCTCTCTCCCTCTGTACCCATGGGAAAATCATCCTCCCCGCAGAGTCCGTCCAGTTCCCTTACGAAAGCTTCGTCATATACGGCTTCTTCCCCTGCCTGCGGGGCCATGAACTGGCCAAAGTCTCCCCTGGCTTTCTTTCCCGGCGATACATGGAAATAGTCCGCGTACATCACCGCATGCGGCGAAATCACCACAATGGTATCCGGCTTCAGCTCCGCTGCCATCCCGGCTGCCTCCTGGTATGCTTTAATGGTATCCTTAATGAGAATCTCCTGCCCTCTGCCCACCTCCGGCACAATCAGAGGCGGATGGGGCACCATGATTCCTCCAATCACAGCCATAATGCCTATCCTTTCCGTCCGGTACGTTCCGCCGGACCGGTACAATCCACCAGCCCGGTACAATCCGCCAGCCCGGTACAATCCGCCAGCCCGGCGCAATCCGTAACATGCTCTGACTTAAGTATAGCATCGGAAATCCTTTTTTAAAAGGGGATAACCCACAAAGCCAGCACAAGAAGCACTGCCAGATTCGTCCCCACAATCAGCGCACTGTAATCCCCGGAAAATCCGGACAGCAAAAGGGCGGCTGGCACATTGCTGATAACCTGGCTGGCTCCCACGCAGGTGATGATTTCCCGGCCCTCCAGAATCCGGCCCAGGAACCGGCAGAAGGCAGGCACTCTTCCCATATTGCCGATGAATACAAAAAACGCGCAGAATGTCAGGAGAAGGGAATAATCCACAGCCAGAAACAGGCCCCTGTTCCCCGCCGTTTTTCTCCTTTTCCGGCATCCTGTTCCTCACGGCCGCTACGGCCAGGCAGATCCCCAGCATTCCTAAGGATACCGCTGTGTAGGGCGCCATCAGCTCCATAAACCGGCCCGCGCTTAAACCGGCTTTTGAATACAGATAAAGATTCTGGGGATTGCCAATGGGCGTCAGCATACTTCCCAGATTTGCCGCAATGGTCTGGAGCACCAGCACGGCAGACACAGCCCCCGGACCCTTCACATACCCCAGAAGCCGCTCCCCTGCTTTTTTGAACACTCCCAGGCTTTGAAGCCCTGCCATCACGGTCATCAGGCAAAACAGAAGGCCGATTGTCTTATAATCAATATAAGACGCATATTCCCTGTCCGTCCGTTTCCGTTCTTTTATACACATGAAATCCCATGTGTTCGTAAAATCCCCTTGCCTGGGGATTCTGCTCATTGACTCCCATTTCCCTTAATGCCTGGGGAATATACTGTTTGATGTCCTCTATTTCTGCCTGTGATAACTCATACTCTGTCCTCTTCCCCTGTTTAATCCGGCATACCCTAACATATTTCATTTTCGCAAATGTCCAAGTAAATATAATGGTAACAGGGGACAAAAGCTTATCCCTTCCCCGCCTGTTCGCGCTCCTGTCCGTTTACTTCCCGGCCAAAACCGGCAAAGTGGTACCGCCGTAGGGCATCACAATCGTCCCTGCCCTCTGCCCCATCTCCTTTACAGCCGCGTCGCAAGAAAGTGCCTTCGGCACCTCAACTCCCCTAGCCCCTCATTCATGAGGGGAATTAGGGCTTGTTTTTTGCGTCATTTTATTCCATAATAATCTCATGAATGTGATTCAGAAGATGCTCAGAGACTATTACGAAATCATTGAATACGATATAAAACCCAGACCTGTCGTCATGGAAAACATTGATAAGGTCATTAACTGCGGGGATCCTTCTTATGGTGGCGCCATGTATGGCTGTCCCCATTGCGGTAACCTCAAGTTCGTTCCTTTCCGCTGCCACTCCAAGTTTTGCCCCTCCTGCGGCGCTAAGTATTCCAATGACAGGTCTGCCGCTATGTCTTTTAAATTAATACAGTGTACCCATCGCCATCTCGTCTTCACCATTGACGAATCCCTCCGCCGCTTTTTCCTCGAAGACCGCACTCTGCTTAACTGCCTTTTCGAGGCTGTTTCTGATGTCATCAAAGAATATTTTTTCTCCCTGAACAAATCCAAAAACTTTGTCCCTGGGTTTATCTGTGTCCTTCATACCTTCGGTCGCCCTCCCGGTTGGAATCCACACATCCACTGTCTCCTTACCGAAGGCGGGTTTTCTGATGATGGTGTCTGGCGCAAGGTCACATATTTCAATTATTCCTACCTCCGTAAATCCTTTCAGACTGTTTTGTTAAATAAACTGGAAAAACGCATCGGTCCCTCTTTTAAAAAGATGAAAGCCGCCGTTTACCATAGGGACAGAAATGGATTCTACGTTTATGCCAAGCCCAATCTTTGCGACCCAGAATCCATTATTAATTATGTCAGCCGTTATCTTGGCCGCCCTGTCATTGCTCTTTCCAGGATTGATTCCTACGATGGGGAGATGGTGACTTTCCATTACAATAAGCATGAAGACAACTCTTTTGTAAAAAAGACTCTTCCCGCCATTGATTTCATTAAGCTGCTCATTCTGCATATACCTGAAAAAAACTTCAAGATGACCCGGTACTATGGGCTTTATGCCAGACACCGGGAGATTGACAATCAGCTCCATAAAGCAGTCCCAAAATCCAAACACAGGATTCTCCTCGATTTCAACACCTGGCGTAAGCTTTTCCTTCTTACCATGGGGTACGACCCCCTGCAATGCCCAAACTGCAGACATGAAATGGTCTTTCTAGAGCTGTA
It includes:
- the xylB gene encoding xylulokinase, whose protein sequence is MLYIGVDLGTSAVKLLLMDGSGRIHKVVSREYPLYFPHPGWSEQNPEDWFTASMDGMKELTSECDKSQVAGISFGGQMHGLVTLDEADEVIRPAILWNDGRSEKETDYLNQTIGKDKLSAYTANIAFTGFTAPKILWMKKNEPENFARICRIMLPKDYLAYRLSGSFCTDYSDASGMLLLDVAHKRWSEEMMEMCGITRKQLPDLYESYQVVGNLKEELAKELGFTQDVKIIAGAGDNAAAAVGTGTVGEGCCNISLGTSGTIFISSESFKVDCNNALHSFDHADGHFHLMGCMLSAASCNKWWMEEILKTKEFSREQEGIVRLGENHVFYLPYLMGERSPHNDPRARACFIGMSMDTSREEMTQAVLEGVVFGLRDSLEVARSLGIRIDRTKICGGGAKSPLWKKMVANIMNVKVDVVENEEGPALGGAILAAVGCGEYPDVKTAADSIVKVIETIEPDAGLAGKYEKQYGRFRQMYPALKTVFRNLEE
- a CDS encoding DUF4867 family protein; this translates as MGMTVRKVADPAFKAYGRVITGYDFSGLLKAMEHTPLPEDVIYIPSLPEMEALSDAKELERGIYGQMPIQIGCCNGHNKKLNAVEYHRDSEVDIAVDDLILILGKQQDIEEDHTYDTSRMEAFLVPAGTAVEVYATTLHYAPCHVKDEGFRCVIVLPKGTNLDMEPVDVKDPEDRLLFARNKWLIGHAEGGLPEGAFIGLKGENLSV
- a CDS encoding L-fucose/L-arabinose isomerase family protein, which translates into the protein MNNTPEVKIGIVAVSRDCFPESLSVNRRKALVEAYKAKYDAAEIYECPVCIVESEIHMVQALEDIKKAGCNALCVYLGNFGPEISETLLAKHFDGPKMFVAAAEESGDNLCQGRGDAYCGMLNASYNLALRNIKAYIPEYPAGDAEDCADMIHEFVPIARAVAALSQLKIISFGPRPLNFLACNAPVKQLYNLGVEIEENSELDLFEAFNKHAGDERIPGIVKEMEEELGAGNKKPEILSKLAQYELTLKDWVQEHKGYRKYVAIAGKCWPAFQTQFGFVPCYVNSRLTAQGIPVSCEVDIYGALSEYIGTVISQDTVTLLDINNTVPKDMYEADIKGKFDYTLKDTFMGFHCGNTASGKLSFCEMKYQMIMARALPVEVTQGTLEGDIKPGSITFYRLQSTADNKLRAYIAQGEVLPVATRSFGSIGVFAIPEMGRFYRHVLIEKNFPHHGAVAFGNYGKALFEVFKYIGVDVEEIGYNQPKSVRYRTENPFA
- a CDS encoding GNAT family N-acetyltransferase; its protein translation is MKYVRVCRIKQGKRTEYELSQAEIEDIKQYIPQALREMGVNEQNPQARGFYEHMGFHVYKRTETDGQGICVLY
- a CDS encoding AraC family transcriptional regulator produces the protein MDFRYETVIPNDDLPFRMFIFEGRDGNYRVSKHWHQSVELFLVLEGTLDFFINSRQYTLKHNDFVIVNPNEIHSIECPDPNITIVLQIPMKSFEGYMSDESCITFADREESQKARLVSLVTAMYRTYEQREFGYRLKVKSQFMEFLYLIVTEFRIEQIDKVQVQQKRHLDKLSQVTQYMKENYDKELSLEMVASRFGFTPSYLSHMFREYAQVGYRTYLMDLRVKYAMRELLNSDRYVGDIALDHGFADARAFAKAFKKRYGCLPSQYRKQMNQKQMIRKSSSDE